The Polypterus senegalus isolate Bchr_013 chromosome 10, ASM1683550v1, whole genome shotgun sequence genomic interval AATCATGTTACCATGTGCCAGGTAATAGTGAGTACTCACTCCAACGCTGGTGCCTTATGCCTTTCCTGGCCCCAGAAATGCAGAAAGATGCTCTAATGCCACACATGACCTTGGGCATTTAATTGAGGAGTGCAGGGGACAGACAGGGTCTCGACATGTCAGGAGTGAGGCTGCCCTAAGAGCCAATAAACGTCTGCAGCGTCATGATTACATATTGTATGAGGCGGAGTAGCGTCAAGGTACATTCACAAACTCACATTTACAAGTGATTGTCATTTTATAAAGGCTaaattgtgtacagtatatatgtgcataggccaggttttaaaaatctgatttttttctccaTGAGTGTATTTTCATGCTTGAATCCACACAAATTTTAGAAAGGTCTTTATCTCTCAGTCCTTTTCATAAAACCCTTTCCTACCTACTAAGATAGAGCACAATCTCGGATCAAGTGAGTTTTTATGCTGTgataaaaaagagaaagggtcagtgtactctgccaccctctggtgtgttatctatctgttatcctgcctactatactaaaattaatttctatctatctatctatctatctatctatctatctatctatctatctatctatctatctatctatctatctatctaacaatgtTATCCTGCCtattatactaaaataaatatctatctatctattgtgatatatggcccgCCGTTCATCCCTgacaatacccccaggccgccaggtgtagccctccctgcagcatggaggtgccccgaatgccagcagggaattatggacattggagttttcctttacaaccacgtgggccgctagaaggcgctgcaagGAGGAACAGTGactatttgccctatgccccagaagtacgtccaagtAACATGGagaagaggaatgacgtgcttccgggttgaagaaaaaggagtttttatctgacccggaagtgttcctagtcacatggacagagagagagcgaaacacttccgggtcaaggactataaaggactgtgggaaatccgaaaacgaggagctgagctgggtgaaagggtggcaacacatctgggagtggtggagtgttcattaattattgtgaattatttatgagtattgtggagaggagggtgctttgtgcactttgtagtaataaaaagtcaacttattggacttttacctggtgtctgacgtattatctaagggttcaagaggacgatagcgccatctatctatctatctatctatctatctatctatctatctatctatctatctatctatctatctatctatctatctgtctgtctatgtgttgttaagtttattttttatgagaTATATGTATCTGCTATGTTTGCTACacattcatttgttatttttgcatttattttttctcgTCCCACAGAAATGCGACGCAGATGGTCTGTTTGTattcttattgttatttttgtgtgcctcctaTTGGCAGCAGCCGCTGCCATTGCTGTTATGGCACTAAAGAGTAAGTCACAGTTTTCTTTCCTCCTTTTACTTACTAAAACCTCAATGGTTGTCTCCCGGTGCATTTTGGTTCTGCCTTCAGGTCAGCAAAGCCTTTCTATACAGTTTTAGTTAGAAGCTGAGAAGTCTGACTAGGGGGGTGCGAGGGTTGATGGGGGGATTTGTTTTgtcttgattgattgattaatttccTAACAGGGTTGAGACAGAGGTATATAAAGAACTGCTTGGTGAAAGAATGGAGATTTTTAGTGAGAGGTAACACACAATGTGGGAGGTATGATAATGTTACAATATAGTAGttagatactgtatatcatgTAAATATTGTCTTGTTTTGTTTGGTGCTGTTATTTTATGGGAGCACCTGTAAATAAAGCAGCTAATAGCTAAAGTGTGATGAGCATACTGGCGCATAATGACCAGGTGGATGCTGCCCTTTAGTGATGGTTGACGTGGCACCCCAtctctatgtaaagcactctgagtgcCTTAGGGagtgttatataaatgcaatgccttcctcttcttcttcttcttcttgcctcTGGCTCTGTTCCACCAGCTTCTGGCATTTGACCGTTTTTCAGTAATTCACCTCCTCAATGCGGTCCTCCCAGGAAATTGTCATCTGATTTAGAATGGCCTGCTTTGAGGACACGGAAGGAAGGACCACATTTGGCCTCAGTGGAGTTGTTGTTATGTGGGTGGGATACTTCAGCCGCTTTCCCAGGTCAACTTGAAACTGGCAGTTTGATGTGGTGTTGAGCAGAACTGAGGGTGATGATGACGATCTAAGTCAACGTTTGGGTTGTACCCCAGCTCTGGCAAAGAAGGTGGGCCTTCTGGCCACGTTGTTTGCCGGTGGTAATGTCCGTTGCAGTGCTCTTCGCCACTTGCATTCAGTACATGGTCACGGTGCCAACGGTGCCAACCTTCCCCTATGGCTTTAGGGCAGCTTCTGAGGATGTGCACCAGTGAGATCTTCCTGAACAGAATGGGCATTTTAGGGTATCATTCTTGACCCCAGGCATGGAGGTTTGAAAGGCTTGGCAAGACACCATAGACAGCCTGGATCCTGAATTTAATGCACTGTGGTTCTGCATTATCATCAAGCTTGATACATACAGCATACTGTATTGTCTATATTCAGATTTTCCGTaactgctttttatttaaatccCAGCAAACCCCTGTCCCGAGTGGTGGGTGCGTTACAAAGACAAGTGTTACTACATTTCAACAAACAAAACCACGTGGAACACAAGTGCAGAGGATTGCATGTCACAAGGAGCTCAGCTCATCATGATGGAAGACCAAGAGGAACTGGTAAGTCGAGAGACAGCAGTgtgacagacactcaggacaattgtttgttttttatgcttGCATGCTTTTCATCCTGTGATAGCATACCTTATAATGATTATTTTAAGTTCCAgagattaataaataataataaattgcacTACCAAACTGATTGGTTATACACAGCATTAATGAACAGCTGGAAGTAAATCGTGAAGAGAGGCGTCAATCCACCATACGTAGGCAAGTAACTTTAAGTGTAATAAATCCAGGTAGTAGAGTAGTTAACACTACTGGCCTACAGATCCAGCACCCTGGATTTGATTGTGGTGTTCAGTCAGTCCTTATCTGTATATTTGCATTGGTTTTCTTCCTGCTATTccatttttccttccacatctcaaagacatgcaggtttgtttATCTGGCAAAAAGACCACCAACAGCCATTTCACAATTAACCAGGCTGCTTTTCCTGCAGGAACTTCTCCGTCATCAGTGTAGAGTTCATTTATCTTTCTGGATTGGACTGAGAAGAAAAGTGGACTGGAAGTGGATTGATGGACGGGCTTTCAATTCTACAAGGTGAGAGGCTTTGTCTAAAGCGGCCCGTCTGTTACAACCGTTAGCTGTGCTCTCATGGTGCACACAGACTACATCCAGGCTCCCCATTTACGTTTGAGGTAACACTTAAGCAGCTTCCTTCCACTGACCCATTCTTCAACCTTGATGCTTTGGTTTCAGCTCAGGTTTCATTCCTCCTGTGCTTTTGGCCTTCTTTAAACCTTATATGACCCTTGTGTCATAGCATATGTATATTCCTATACCAACATCTACATCTCTTTCTGACTATGCCTTTACTTTTTCTAGTTCTCTGTCTCCAATTCCATATTTGAATATGAAATCTTACCCAGCTTTTGTTAGTTAGTAAAGCTGCAACAGGAAGAGTGCACAGTGGTCCAAAAGCATACAAAAGAGTGCATTGTGGTCCTGATCCAACGGcaccaaaatagatagatagtgtcacaagaaTAACAAGAAGACATCATAAagctttggggcagccaccagtatattgtgccttggctacAAACAGGGTTGTTTAAATGAGTTGTATTCAGGCTTGAAAGGccatgacaggaagtgatgtcatcgggacataaccggaaattatgtcatctggacaggaagtgatgaCATCGGTGGtccaggaaccggaagtgacatcatgattggcactggaagtgaagtcataaATGACACTGGAACTGTGTGGGATTCCtagtgaatggtctgcagaaaaaTGAGAGAGAAAGTCCGTGAACCTGGCCACCCTCTGGTTTGGCATGGAACTACTATCACTCAGGCCCTCTAGATGTCTCCCAatagcacgtgtgtgacaatagatagatagatattatagtTTGAATATAGTTTAAAAACACTTTCTTCCTCTTCACCTTTTCCTACTTGTGTGGGGtcagccttctccatacagctcagtcttTCACCTTCTTCCTAGTCAgactcttttccttcagatcttcttttacttgaTCCACCCACCTCCCCCTTTTTCTGTCTCAGTTTCTCTTTCCccgtacttccattcccatccatcttttgcccacatcttcattgtctcccctcatcacatgtccataccacttcagcttactttcctgtcctttcttagaTTTCCCTCTCACttctgttgtacctctgattgcctCATTCCTTATTCTGTCCTATTTTGTAACTCCACATGTCCATCTCaaccttctcatttctgccatatctAATATCCATATTCTCCTGTGCCCCCTTTACTGTCATTGTCTAAGCTCCATACACCATTGCTGGTCTTAACACTATCTTATAAACCTTATattgccttaattctttgatcacacaatactcctgataccttcttctaattgttccatccacactacactctgtgggttatcttgGGATCCAGTTTTTCATCTTggactaccactgatcctagatatttaaacttatacattttttatagctCTCCTTGCCAGCTAACTGTGGagtcctgatcatcattaaatctcTTATATTCTGTCTTCTCCTTCCCATTAATCCTCAATCCTCTATCTTCAGTTCTGATTTGATAGGGCAAGGAAGCTGTGCCTGTCTGACtggaaagaaaatacaaagtTTGAACTGTGATCAGGATCTATACTGGATCTGCAAGAAGTGGTCCTCTTATATGTGACTAAACCAGAAGGACACAAATACTGGACACAAGGCCCTTAACACTCTCCGTATTATAAGGAACTGTTGTTGAAAATAATATCTTGAATAAAAGAAATGAAGTATCAAGAAACTGAATTTAAAAGCTTGCAGTGGATCTGTCTATAGCAGTGTACCTtagtaaaaacacaaatatattgttGAACATTTAATGCAGATTTGGCACCAAAAGTGTGAAGTACAGATTGAATTTGTCAAAGTACATGGAACTGATTACCTTTCTCATGTTTGTGAGTTTGAGAAATTTACAGatatggacaaatttgttggtcccCTTGAAAAAAATCTTGTATGCCCCCTGAAAAGAGATTAATTTGTCCCCTGTATACATGAATGCCTTTTGTGAAAAAAGATCAGGTACTGCTTGTTCTACAAATTGGCCTGGACACACTTGTTAGTTCCCCATAGAAAATATCTAAAGAATTGGATCCGAGTGATTTTTTAAAACTGGCTGTTTTCTCAGTTTCATATCACACAATTCTCCaattgtgcaatcagtcattcagctgaTTGGAATGGAGAAAAGTCGTCACTTTGCTGTTTGGTGCCAccatgtgtcccacactgaacatggaccagagaaagcaaaataGAGAGTTGTCAGAGGAGATCAGAAGGACAATGACAGACAATCATGTGAAACATAAAGGCTAGAAgtccatctccaagcagcttgattaTCCTGTGACAACAATGCCAAATATTATGAGGAAGTTTAATGTTCATGAGACTGTAGACAACTACCCAAGAGGAAAATTGACCTTAGAATGGGTAGAAGGATATTGAGATTGACAGACAAAAAGCCAAAGAcagcttccaaagagatacaagctgatcTCCAAGGTCAGGGTCCATCATTGTCTGATTACAATATCCATGACTTTCTGAGTGGCAATGGGCTCAGTGAAATGAGACTCAGAAGGACACCACTGTCGAAAGAAATGCCAGATTGGAATAAGCTCAAATGCATATTAACTTCTTAATGCTTCTTGGAGAATGTCCTTTGGTGaggtgagacaaaactggagcatTTTAGCAAGTAACATCAGCCCCATGTTCACAGATGAAGAAATCAAGGTGTCAAAATAAAGAACACCAGACCTACTGTGAAACGTGGAGGAGACTCGCTTATGTTTTAGGGCTGCTTTGCTGTGTTTGGCACAGGGTGCCTTCAGTCTAtgaagggaacaatgaaatcttaaGACATTCTTGAGTGAGATGTACTGCCCAGTggcagaaagctctgtctcaataatcgcaggtcatggatcctccaacaggataaggagctGAAACACACAGCTGAAAACATCCAAGAAtggctaaaaacaaaacattggactgttctgaagtggccaTCAAGAAACCCTGATTTGAGTTCTATGGAACatctaaagaaagaaatgaaacgtgcagtctggagaagacccacTTCAAACCTGACCCACCTGGAGTagtttgctcaggacgagtgggccaaacGACCTGTGGACAGGAGCAGGAGTCTCACAGAGAGTTCTAGGAATCACTTGTTTGCAGGGACTGCCAGCTCTAAAAGTTGTggaacaaaatattaggttaaaggTCCCATCATTTGTTGTCCATACCATTTCCTTTGTGTTATTATTAGAAATATTCTGTAGAATCagaactctaaagcaaagtctgaattttgttaaatatggaataaacaatgatgagTGCCAATGACTTCTATCAggttcaagttatttcagagacaatggtggattcttctttccttgttgagGAGTATCAAAAACGTTATCCACATCTAtactatttatctatttttttgtattgtatttttgtcaactgttcttaggagacatgcaagtaaaaatttaattttgctaGAAACACATGAGGATAAACTTGACTTGCGTGTATAAGGTTATAGTGCTCAACACATTTGTTTTGTTGTGGTGGGGTCCTGGGATCAATGCATCCCCCTTTATAATCTTTATTATGGAGACCTTTGCAAAATGCCTCAAATTccatactcttaccacactgtCAGGTATTGTAGTCCAGTACCCCCCTCCCCTTCATTTACATCTGTAACCCCAGACAATTATATAGAGAACCAGATCAGGCAGGAGAGAAAGTCACCCATTTAttcataaattataaataatattccTCAAAATAGTACAACAAATACAATGAGTTTTGGTATCGGTAATACAACCTAATAGACTACCAGGAGGCTCTCTGTCTTATTATGTTGATGGGTCTCTAGTCCCACGTGCAGTTTGCTCTCACATGGCCTTTATATGGGGTGGCAGAAACAGGCAGCAtgacctgtctcaatatggctgccaagagGAATGGCCCCCTCGGGATGGTAAATGGCTGACAGAAAGAGGGGTGTATGGGGAATGAAACCAAACTTATGACAGTTCCTTAGTTTCTTGTTTACCTCAAGGACCAATGGAGGGGTTGTAGTTCAATCTCCTGATTTAGTGACCAGTCCTGTTTAGCTATAACTCAGTCCTCCAGCCCACCCCAAGTTTTGTATCTGAATGGCATGCCTTCCAGTTCAAGTTCAGGCTTTTATTTCTAGGGGGATGGCTCATAGAGTGCATGGTGTCCCTGATTTGATTATTGAAGCTCATACAAATTACATAAACACTTCTGACATCACAGATAAAACTTCCCATTCAGCAAGCCGAGTGGTGCCTGACATCGATATGAAGTGCCTAATCCATTTAACGATACCTCCAGATTGTTGTGTGTTGTAGCAGCTTTCATGGGGTGTCCTACCATAAAGTGTTCTTCAATGGCATGATCCTAGATGAATCATCTGATGCACTTCCAGAATTTCATCTAGCTCTCACAAAGAGGCTCATTTCATACATACTAGTGACTCTTTTGCCTTTGACTTTTTCTCTTGTTTCCACCTGACTGACTCTCCTCAACTTGGTTCTTCTCTCCAATTCCTTGCACGGCGGTCTGCCACTGAACCAGTATGTGATTGCCCTTGTGGCGTCACCTGATCCACATCACTGAGCTTTCAGACATCCTTTGCTGACTCCCAAAGAGGATTTTTACAAGGTGTTTGCCACAGTGCA includes:
- the LOC120536699 gene encoding killer cell lectin-like receptor subfamily B member 1B allele B isoform X1 — protein: MSDMEVYINTLYSELNIPFQQTDQTSKQRPEMRRRWSVCILIVIFVCLLLAAAAAIAVMALKTNPCPEWWVRYKDKCYYISTNKTTWNTSAEDCMSQGAQLIMMEDQEELELLRHQCRVHLSFWIGLRRKVDWKWIDGRAFNSTSSDLIGQGSCACLTGKKIQSLNCDQDLYWICKKWSSYM
- the LOC120536699 gene encoding killer cell lectin-like receptor subfamily B member 1B allele B isoform X2, producing the protein MRRRWSVCILIVIFVCLLLAAAAAIAVMALKTNPCPEWWVRYKDKCYYISTNKTTWNTSAEDCMSQGAQLIMMEDQEELELLRHQCRVHLSFWIGLRRKVDWKWIDGRAFNSTSSDLIGQGSCACLTGKKIQSLNCDQDLYWICKKWSSYM